GAGGGAGTGGACGACGTCCCGGGAGGTGAGCCGGAGCTGGACGGTCCGGCCGGCCGGCACGACGAGGGTGGGCATGTCGCGGCCCTTGCAGGTGCCGGTGACGCTGCGGTGGGCCGGGGAGCCCGGGTAGCGGAAGGTCCAGCACCACTGGAAGCCGGTGACGTCGACGCGCAGCGGGCGCGGGCCCGCCGCGGGGTGCTCCCGGTGGTTCTGCCAGGCGGTCCAGGCCACGAGGAAGACCGCGAAGGCGGCCAGGGCGCCGACGTAGTACGCCTCCAGGCGGGGCCGTTCGGCACGCTCGGCGGCGCGGGCCGGGGGGTGGCCGCCCCGGTGGCGCAGGAGCGTCCAGGCGAGCAGGCCGAGGACGGCGAGGAACACGGCACCGGCGATGGCCGCCTCCACCGTGAACACCGTGCCGAAGATGTGACGCTGCCTCACGGCGCCACCGCCTTGGCCCCGCCGCCCCTGACCGTCATCCGATCGCTCCCGTCACTCGCCCGGAGACCGCGACCAACCGGACATTACGGGCAGCTCGTGCGGTCCTCGTGCCGACACACCGCAGCGGCACGGTCCCCCGCGGCCGGGATGCCGTACGCGCCGGGCGGCGGGACAATCGAGGCACCCGAGCGGGAGGAGGAGCCGTGGGCGTACGCACCTGGATCGACTCCTGGCCGGTCTACCGGCAGCTCACCGGCACGGATCCGCTGGGCCGGGGGGCGGCCGCCAAGAGCGCGGCGAGCGCCCGGCTCGCGCCCCGGGTGGCCACGGCCGACCGGGTGGTGAAGTCCGTCTGCCCGTACTGCGCGGTGGGCTGCGGCCAGAACGTGTACGTCGAGGACGGCCGGGTCACCCAGATCGAGGGCGACCCGGACTCGCCCGTCTCCCGCGGCCGGCTGTGCCCCAAGGGCGCGGCCAGCCTCCAGCTGACCACCGGGGACGCCCGCGAGCGGCAGGTCCTCTACCGGCGCCGGTACGGCACCGAGTGGGAGCGGCTGGACCTGGACACGGCGATGGACATGATCGCCGACCGGGTGATCGAGGCCCGCCGGGCCGGCTGGCAGTGGGAGGTCGACGGGACCCGCACCCGGCGCACCCTGGGCATCGCGAGCCTCGGCGGCGCCACGCTCGACAACGAGGAGAACTACCTGCTGAAGAAGCTGTTCACCGCGCTGGGAGCGATCCAGATCGAGAACCAGGCGCGCGTTTGACACTCCTCCACCGTTCCCGGTCTGGGAACCTCGTTCGGCCGCGGCGGCGCGACCACCTTCCAGCAGGACCTCCAGCACGCGGACTGCGTCGTCATCCAGGGCTCGAACATGGCCGAGTGCCATCCGGTCGGGTTCCAGTGGGTGATGGAGGCCAAGGCCCGCGGCGCCCAGGTGATCCACGTCGACCCGCGGTTCACCCGCACCAGCGCGCTCGCCGACCTGCACGTGCCGCTGCGCGCGGGTACGGACATCGCCTTCCTCGGCGGGATCGTCAACTACGTGCTCCGGCACGAGAAGTACTTCCGCGAGTACGTCGTGGCGTACACCAACGCCCCGGTGATCCTGCGGGAGGACTTCCGGGACACCGAGGACCTGGCCGGTGTCTTCTCCGGCCTGGACCGTGACAACCGCAGCTACGACAACGCCAGTTGGCAGTACGAGGGCACCGAGGTGCAGGCGGCCACCGGCGAGCGGGACGAGGAGTACGAGGAGCGCACCCGGGGCGGCGCGTCCGTGACGGAGGCCGCGCGCGGCGAGGCCCACGGCTCCGGTGGCGCGGTGCTCGGCGAGGGCGAGCCGGAACGGGACGCGACGCTGTCCCACCCCCGCTGTGTCTTCCAGGTGCTCAGGCGGCACTACGCCCGCTACACCCCGGAACTGGTCGAGCGGGTCTGCGGCGTGCCGCGGGAGCTGTTCCGGCGGGTGTGCGAGCTCGTCACGGAGAACTCCGGACGCGACCGGACGACGGCCTTCGCCTACGCGGTCGGCTGGACCCAGCACACGGTGGGCGTGCAGAACATCCGGGCCGCCTCCGTCCTGCAACTGCTGCTCGGCAACATCGGCCGGCCGGGCGGCGGCATCCTGGCGCTGCGCGGCCACGCCTCCATCCAGGGCTCCACGGACATCCCGACCCTGTTCAACCTGCTGCCCGGCTACATCCCGATGCCGCACGCGCACCAGGACCAGAACCTGGACGCCTTCGTCGCCGCCGAGGCCGCGCACAAGGGCTACTGGGGCGACATGCGGGCGTACCTGGTGAGCCTGCTCAAGGCCTACTGGGGTGACGCGGCGAACGCGGAGAACGACTACTGCTTCGACTACCTGCCCCGGCTGACCGGCTCCCACTCGACGTACGAGACGACGACAGCCCAGCTGGAGGGCGTCTGCAAAGGCTACTTCCTGATCGGCGAGAACCCGGCGGTGGGCAACGCGAACTCCAAGCTGATGCGGCTCGGCATGGCGGGCCTCGACTGGCTGGTGGTCCGGGACTTCTCGCTGATCGAGTCGGCGACCTGGTGGCGGGACGGGCCGGAGACCGAGACCGGCGAGCTGCGCACCGAGGACATCCGCACGGAGGTGTTCTTCCTGCCGGCCGCCGCGCACACCGAGAAGGACGGCAGCTTCACCAACACCCAGCGGCTGCTCCAGTGGCACCACCAGGCGGTCGAACCTCCCGGCGAGGCGCGCAGCGACCTGTGGTTCGCCTACCACCTGGGCCGGATCATCCGGGCGAAGCTCGCCGGGTCCGCCGACGAGATGGACCGGCCGGTGCTCGACCTGGCCTGGGACTACCCGACGAAGGGCCCGCTCGCCGAGCCGGACGCGGAGGCGGTCCTCGCCGAGATCAACGGCCGTGCCGCGGACGGCAGTTTGCTGTCCTCGTACGAGGAGCTGAAGGACGACGGCTCGACGGCCTGCGGCTGCTGGATCTACTGCGGGGTCTACGCCGGCGGCGTCAACCAGGCGGCCCGCCGCAAGCCGGGCCGGGAACAGGACTGGGTGGCGGCCGAGTGGGCGTGGGCCTGGCCGGCCAACCGGCGAATCCTGTACAACCGCGCCTCGGCCGACCCCGAGGGCCGGCCGTGGAGCGAGCGGAAGGCGCTGGTGTGGTGGGATCCGGAGCGCGGCGAGTGGACGGGACACGACGTCCCCGACTTCCAGAAGGACAAGGCGCCGGACCACGTCCCGCCCGAGGGCGCCACGGGACCTCAGGCCCTGTCCGGCACGGACCCGTTCATCATGCAGGCCGACGGCAAGGGGTGGCTGTACGTCCCCTCCGGGCTCACGGACGGCCCCCTGCCGGCCCACTACGAGCCGCAGGACTCCCCCGTCCCGAACCTGGTCCACGACCAACAGCGCAATCCGGTACGGCAGTTGCTGCCGCCGCACCCGGACAACCGCTACCAGCCGAGCGGCGGTGACCCCGGCTCCGCCGTGTTCCCCTACGTGGCCACCACCTACCGGCTCACCGAGCACCACACGGCGGGCGGGATGTCCCGCTGGCAGCCGTACCTGGCCGAACTCCAGCCGGAGTTCTTCTGCGAGGTGTCCCCCGAGCTGGCCGCCGAGCGGGGCCTCGCGCACACCGGGTGGGCGACGGTCGTCAGCGCCCGGGGCGTGATCGAGGCGCGGGTGCTGGTCACCGCCCGGCTGACCCCGCTGACCGTGCGCGGGCGCCCGCTGCACCAGGTGGGGCTGCCCTATCACTGGGGTCCGAACGGCTACAGCACCGGGGACGCGGCCAACGAGCTGCTGCACCTGTCCCTGGACCCCAACACGCACATCCAGGAGACGAAGGCGTTCGCCGTCGACATCCGCCCGGGACGGCGCCCACGGGGCGAAGCGGCCCTGGCGCTGGTGCGGGCGTACCGGATCCGCGCGGGCATCGACGAACGGACCGGGACCGAGCCGTGACCGCTGCCGCCGACGGGCCGGCGTGACCGGTCCTGCGACCGGCCGACGGACCGGCGCAAGCGGTCGGCCGCCGGACGGGCACAAGCGGTCTGCCGCCGGACGGGCGGGCGTGGTCCTAGCGCAGGACCAGGGAGTGCGGCCCGCGCGGTACCAGTTCCCCCACCACCGGCGCTCCGGGCACCTCCCCGGCGACGAGCAGCCCCCCGGAGGTCTGCGCGTCGGCGAGCAGCAGCCGGGTGTCCGCGTCCGTGTCCCCGAAGTCGGTGTGCGGCGCGACCCACTCCAGATTGCGCCGGGTGCCGCCGCTGACGTACCCGTCCCGCACGGCCCGGCGGGCGCCCTCCAGATACGGCACGGCGGCGGTGTCGACCACGGCCGTCACCCCGGAGGCGCGGGCCAGTTTGTGCAGGTGGCCGAGGAGACCGAACCCGGTGATGTCCGTGGCGCACTCGACGCCCGCGGCGAGCGCGGCCTCGGCGGCCTCCCGGTTGAGGGCGGCCATCGTGGCGACGGCGTGCTCGAACCGCTCGCCGGTGGCCTTGTGCCGGTTGTTCAGCACGCCGGTTCCCAGTGGTTTGGTCAGGGACAGCGGCAGCCCCGGCCGTCCGGCGTCGTTGCGCAGCAGCCGTCCGGGGTCGGCGACACCGGTGACGGCCATGCCGTACTTCGGTTCCGGGTCGTCGACGCTGTGTCCGCCGCCGACGTGGCAGCCCGCCTCGGTGGCGGTGTCGAGGCCGCCGCGCAGCACCTCGCGGGCGAGGTCGAACGGGAGCAGGTCGCGCGGCCAGCCGAGCAGGTTGACGGCGAGCACGGGCCGGCCGCCCATCGCGTACACGTCGGACAGGGCGTTGGCGGCGGCGATCCGCCCCCAGTCGTAGGGGTCGTCCACGACCGGCGTGAAGAAGTCGGCCGTACACACCACGGCGGTCCCCCGGTGCGTGACCACGGCCGCGTCGTCGCCGGTGGCGAGGCCGACCAGCAGCGGGGTGTCACCCCCGGCGAGCGGGGGCGCGGTCAGTCCGGCGACCACCTCCTCCAGTTCGCCGGGCGGGATCTTGCAGGCACAGCCGCCGCCGTGGGCGAACCGGGTGAGGCGTACGGGCTTCTGGCCGGTCGGTGTCGTTGTCATCGCGGTGGTCTCCTCGGGCGTAGCCTGACGGGCGGTGGAGACGTGTGGGTGCCTGGTGGCCCTCCCGGTCTTCAAAACCGAGGGGCCCGAGGATCTCGGGCCGGCGGGTTCGATTCCCGTCCGTCTCCGTTCACCGCGTCTTCTCCGATCACCGGGTCCGTACGGCAGCGCCGGCGCTGTTCGTCCACGCGCTCGGTGTGCCCCCGGGCGTCCAGGAACTCCAGCAGCGGTACGGCCACCCGGCGGGTGGTGTCCAGGGCGCGCCGGGCCTCGCTGAGCGTGAACGGCTGGGGCAGCGCGCGCAGCACGGCGGCGGCCGCGGCGTCCGCGCCGGGCAGCAGCACGATCCCGTCGGCGATCCGCAGCAGCGTCC
This sequence is a window from Streptomyces rubradiris. Protein-coding genes within it:
- a CDS encoding cytochrome c oxidase subunit II, encoding MRQRHIFGTVFTVEAAIAGAVFLAVLGLLAWTLLRHRGGHPPARAAERAERPRLEAYYVGALAAFAVFLVAWTAWQNHREHPAAGPRPLRVDVTGFQWCWTFRYPGSPAHRSVTGTCKGRDMPTLVVPAGRTVQLRLTSRDVVHSLWVPGLRYKTDAFPHHVNTLTLTLDRAGRWRGRCAEFCGRRHHTMDFWIKAVPPRAYDRWAHGGTATA
- the fdh gene encoding formate dehydrogenase; translation: MGVRTWIDSWPVYRQLTGTDPLGRGAAAKSAASARLAPRVATADRVVKSVCPYCAVGCGQNVYVEDGRVTQIEGDPDSPVSRGRLCPKGAASLQLTTGDARERQVLYRRRYGTEWERLDLDTAMDMIADRVIEARRAGWQWEVDGTRTRRTLGIASLGGATLDNEENYLLKKLFTALGAIQIENQARVUHSSTVPGLGTSFGRGGATTFQQDLQHADCVVIQGSNMAECHPVGFQWVMEAKARGAQVIHVDPRFTRTSALADLHVPLRAGTDIAFLGGIVNYVLRHEKYFREYVVAYTNAPVILREDFRDTEDLAGVFSGLDRDNRSYDNASWQYEGTEVQAATGERDEEYEERTRGGASVTEAARGEAHGSGGAVLGEGEPERDATLSHPRCVFQVLRRHYARYTPELVERVCGVPRELFRRVCELVTENSGRDRTTAFAYAVGWTQHTVGVQNIRAASVLQLLLGNIGRPGGGILALRGHASIQGSTDIPTLFNLLPGYIPMPHAHQDQNLDAFVAAEAAHKGYWGDMRAYLVSLLKAYWGDAANAENDYCFDYLPRLTGSHSTYETTTAQLEGVCKGYFLIGENPAVGNANSKLMRLGMAGLDWLVVRDFSLIESATWWRDGPETETGELRTEDIRTEVFFLPAAAHTEKDGSFTNTQRLLQWHHQAVEPPGEARSDLWFAYHLGRIIRAKLAGSADEMDRPVLDLAWDYPTKGPLAEPDAEAVLAEINGRAADGSLLSSYEELKDDGSTACGCWIYCGVYAGGVNQAARRKPGREQDWVAAEWAWAWPANRRILYNRASADPEGRPWSERKALVWWDPERGEWTGHDVPDFQKDKAPDHVPPEGATGPQALSGTDPFIMQADGKGWLYVPSGLTDGPLPAHYEPQDSPVPNLVHDQQRNPVRQLLPPHPDNRYQPSGGDPGSAVFPYVATTYRLTEHHTAGGMSRWQPYLAELQPEFFCEVSPELAAERGLAHTGWATVVSARGVIEARVLVTARLTPLTVRGRPLHQVGLPYHWGPNGYSTGDAANELLHLSLDPNTHIQETKAFAVDIRPGRRPRGEAALALVRAYRIRAGIDERTGTEP
- the selD gene encoding selenide, water dikinase SelD, with translation MTTTPTGQKPVRLTRFAHGGGCACKIPPGELEEVVAGLTAPPLAGGDTPLLVGLATGDDAAVVTHRGTAVVCTADFFTPVVDDPYDWGRIAAANALSDVYAMGGRPVLAVNLLGWPRDLLPFDLAREVLRGGLDTATEAGCHVGGGHSVDDPEPKYGMAVTGVADPGRLLRNDAGRPGLPLSLTKPLGTGVLNNRHKATGERFEHAVATMAALNREAAEAALAAGVECATDITGFGLLGHLHKLARASGVTAVVDTAAVPYLEGARRAVRDGYVSGGTRRNLEWVAPHTDFGDTDADTRLLLADAQTSGGLLVAGEVPGAPVVGELVPRGPHSLVLR